The Methanobacterium lacus genome includes a region encoding these proteins:
- a CDS encoding TetR/AcrR family transcriptional regulator, with protein sequence MIVSLAKWKEREKVERQNDIINATRKLIGHKDFDEISMDEIAKEIGLGKSTLYLYFKNKESLYFAVVLKGIKIWEEMVKNGVNHSDNGLEMLISYKNANKEFSNQYPEYFSLLYSPTSIKKQFNMEKMENSQEFQEVRKVFKEILTVGIDAIQKASEEGTIRKEVDPVEAIILLSIIYNGRVNMGDWSKELLNSRGIDDEKFNSDIGDFFLKMLTK encoded by the coding sequence ATGATCGTGTCACTTGCAAAATGGAAAGAAAGAGAGAAAGTAGAGCGTCAAAATGATATTATAAATGCAACTCGAAAATTGATAGGCCATAAAGATTTTGATGAAATTTCAATGGATGAAATAGCCAAAGAAATTGGTTTAGGTAAGAGTACACTTTACCTGTACTTCAAAAACAAAGAATCCCTTTACTTTGCCGTTGTTCTTAAAGGCATTAAGATTTGGGAAGAAATGGTAAAAAATGGAGTGAACCATAGTGATAATGGCTTAGAAATGTTAATATCTTATAAAAATGCCAATAAAGAATTTTCTAATCAATATCCTGAATATTTCAGTCTACTCTACTCCCCCACATCCATCAAAAAACAGTTCAACATGGAAAAGATGGAGAACAGCCAGGAATTTCAAGAAGTCAGAAAAGTATTCAAAGAGATATTGACAGTGGGAATAGATGCAATTCAGAAGGCATCTGAAGAAGGTACAATCAGAAAAGAAGTAGATCCTGTAGAGGCAATTATTTTACTGTCAATAATCTATAACGGCAGAGTGAATATGGGGGATTGGAGTAAAGAACTACTAAACAGTAGAGGTATTGATGATGAGAAGTTTAACAGCGATATTGGAGACTTCTTTTTAAAGATGTTAACAAAATAG
- a CDS encoding RNA-binding domain-containing protein, which yields MNCKVTVRAKVNPTEELDKVIRAISNIFDYEELEIGDGYVEVTGDENSVLKLKEELKNRKIRDTANKMLFKGIENNKISFSLGKQAALVSVPNFVDSKMSALGELDVEIETDNPEVFIAWITHKEEDEE from the coding sequence ATGAATTGCAAAGTAACGGTAAGGGCAAAGGTAAATCCAACAGAAGAACTAGACAAAGTAATTAGAGCTATATCCAATATTTTTGATTATGAAGAGCTCGAAATTGGTGATGGTTACGTAGAAGTAACAGGCGATGAAAATAGTGTGTTGAAACTTAAAGAAGAGCTTAAAAACAGAAAAATTAGGGACACCGCCAATAAAATGCTCTTTAAAGGAATTGAAAACAATAAGATCAGTTTTTCTCTGGGTAAACAAGCTGCACTTGTATCTGTTCCTAACTTCGTTGATTCAAAGATGTCTGCACTGGGCGAACTAGATGTTGAAATTGAAACTGATAATCCTGAGGTTTTTATTGCTTGGATTACACATAAAGAGGAAGATGAAGAGTAA
- a CDS encoding AAA family ATPase, which yields MKVIGVTGLPGSGKSVVSRVAKQLGVHVIRMGDVIREEAKNRNKTTGEVAVELRREFGEFVIADRCVSKILNYNQKPNTPNQRKNPVKVNKPTIFMIEGIRSDYEVEIFKKKFKDFKIIAVHSTPQTRFKRLKKRMRPDDSREESEFKLRDKRELDFGIGNVIATADYMVVNEGPLKKIKGIVRSILENELQSNGKGKGKSNRRTRQSN from the coding sequence ATGAAAGTGATTGGAGTTACAGGTCTGCCAGGATCCGGAAAAAGTGTAGTTTCAAGGGTTGCAAAACAATTGGGTGTTCATGTTATTCGAATGGGAGATGTGATAAGGGAAGAGGCTAAAAATCGGAACAAAACAACCGGTGAAGTGGCTGTAGAACTTAGAAGAGAATTCGGAGAATTTGTAATTGCTGACAGATGTGTTTCTAAGATTTTAAACTACAACCAAAAACCCAACACACCCAATCAAAGGAAAAATCCGGTTAAAGTAAATAAACCAACTATTTTCATGATAGAAGGAATTAGAAGTGATTATGAGGTTGAAATTTTCAAGAAAAAATTCAAAGACTTTAAAATAATAGCAGTGCATTCAACGCCTCAAACACGTTTTAAAAGATTAAAAAAAAGAATGAGACCAGATGATTCCAGAGAAGAATCTGAATTTAAATTAAGAGATAAAAGAGAATTAGACTTTGGAATAGGAAATGTCATAGCAACTGCGGATTACATGGTTGTAAATGAAGGCCCTTTAAAAAAAATTAAAGGCATTGTAAGGAGCATACTTGAAAATGAATTGCAAAGTAACGGTAAGGGCAAAGGTAAATCCAACAGAAGAACTAGACAAAGTAATTAG
- a CDS encoding 4-phosphopantoate--beta-alanine ligase, giving the protein MIHKDHPRYESLRLRAKIVDAYKNGILADSGMIAHGRGEAFDYLLGEQSTENAKLAVEAAAAALLLAEHPIISVNGNTAALVPDKIVELSNELDIPIEINLFYRTSDRVLKIEKLLRDHGAKTVLGTDHEKKALIKGLEGPRSSSSAEGIYKADVVLVPLEDGDRAEALVKNGKLLITIDLNPLSRTAKTSSITIVDNIVRAIPNLIDTVINLSQTDKVTLHQIISNFDNKENIQSSLKKISKKYTGEDL; this is encoded by the coding sequence ATGATACATAAGGATCATCCTAGATACGAATCTTTAAGGCTTAGAGCGAAAATTGTGGATGCATATAAGAATGGAATACTCGCAGACTCTGGAATGATAGCCCATGGACGAGGCGAAGCATTTGATTATTTGTTAGGAGAACAATCAACTGAAAATGCTAAGCTTGCAGTAGAAGCTGCAGCAGCAGCACTTCTTCTAGCTGAACATCCCATAATTTCAGTTAATGGTAACACTGCTGCACTCGTGCCGGATAAAATTGTTGAACTGTCAAATGAACTAGATATTCCAATTGAAATAAATCTGTTTTATCGAACCTCAGATAGAGTTTTGAAAATAGAAAAATTATTACGGGATCATGGTGCTAAAACTGTTTTAGGAACAGATCATGAGAAAAAAGCTTTGATTAAGGGGCTTGAAGGTCCGAGATCATCTTCGAGTGCCGAAGGTATTTACAAAGCAGATGTTGTTCTAGTTCCACTTGAAGATGGTGATCGTGCTGAAGCCCTTGTTAAAAATGGAAAACTCCTCATTACAATCGACCTAAATCCTCTTTCAAGGACTGCTAAAACATCATCCATAACAATTGTAGATAATATAGTGAGGGCAATACCTAACTTAATTGATACAGTTATTAACTTAAGTCAAACAGATAAAGTTACCCTACATCAAATTATCAGTAACTTTGATAATAAAGAAAATATTCAAAGTTCTCTCAAAAAAATTTCTAAAAAATACACCGGTGAAGACCTATGA
- a CDS encoding DUF2101 family protein, whose translation MTIPKIPRLIRNFDSSEIKQHLDSENIKENISKIREETAIDERISKIREETAIDERISKIRGSETFKHYESSDDDSGFIMIGGAFSAEEKERTVLILQILSALFIVLSILSIFNFISAIIYIPLGIVVVGYIVYLIYNKIKLMYKSDFNAYRDFFLMYIAVGVILYVINFNTNLVMSFSFEVLPSLTVLIFALVAVIAVFLIFRVRYYRNFTYGTVLDSGKNTAHVKVDYDIRSNVKPDIYIVENHIGAVEGEQVKLQLEEKLMSMSGNRPVNIIETANRI comes from the coding sequence ATGACCATTCCAAAAATTCCTAGATTAATCAGGAATTTTGATTCCAGCGAAATAAAACAACATCTTGACTCAGAAAATATCAAGGAAAACATATCCAAGATACGTGAAGAAACTGCTATAGACGAAAGAATCTCTAAGATACGAGAGGAAACTGCTATAGACGAAAGAATCTCCAAAATTAGGGGTTCTGAAACCTTTAAACACTATGAAAGTAGTGATGATGATTCTGGATTCATCATGATAGGTGGTGCTTTTTCAGCTGAGGAAAAGGAAAGAACTGTGCTGATACTCCAAATACTTTCTGCATTGTTTATTGTACTGTCTATACTGAGTATCTTCAACTTCATATCTGCCATTATTTACATACCCCTAGGTATTGTTGTAGTGGGATACATTGTATATCTGATTTATAATAAGATTAAACTCATGTACAAATCTGATTTTAATGCTTATCGAGACTTTTTTTTGATGTACATTGCAGTTGGTGTGATACTCTACGTTATCAACTTCAACACCAACCTGGTCATGTCATTTTCCTTTGAAGTTTTACCCTCATTAACCGTGTTAATATTTGCTTTAGTAGCTGTAATCGCAGTATTTTTAATATTCCGTGTAAGGTACTACAGGAATTTTACCTATGGAACTGTTTTAGATAGTGGTAAAAATACAGCTCATGTGAAGGTGGACTACGATATAAGATCAAATGTAAAGCCAGATATTTACATCGTTGAAAATCATATTGGTGCAGTTGAAGGTGAACAAGTTAAATTACAACTTGAAGAAAAACTCATGAGTATGAGTGGTAACAGACCTGTTAACATTATTGAAACAGCTAACAGGATTTAA
- a CDS encoding A24 family peptidase C-terminal domain-containing protein: MFVNIPLITIIIAVVACIYASYSDLKFGLIKNKLTFPLIAIGIILNGIYVLITNDIFLFLEGCFVTGLVFIVGYVFWKMGAWAGGDVKLFTAVAALIPFYATSYYPTIVTYQILGWQFPLLSLYQFPFTVIINSILSMLPFLLVFVFYIALKNKPHLISELFSPLKDYEKNLVLTLVISSSVTIAYYITFELKFQIIILTLILIYLLSAVISKIPNKIKAVLVSIVTVYALINNWEITITGIVFLFISINVIEIIKKLLTSVSKQALEEDYKIDELKEGMIPAYNLYENDDEIYEDKSTFFGRLKQGISSGDVSKLNGPQDKLIISTMAAGLNTENIEYLKELRDKKKMKDNLKVKRGVPFAPSILIGLLISLFIGDIAFIVEKILMAIVY, encoded by the coding sequence ATGTTTGTAAATATACCTCTCATAACAATAATTATTGCAGTTGTTGCATGCATATATGCAAGTTACTCAGACCTTAAATTTGGACTAATTAAAAACAAGTTAACTTTTCCCCTTATAGCCATAGGAATTATTTTAAACGGAATATACGTTTTAATCACCAACGACATTTTTCTATTTTTAGAGGGCTGTTTTGTGACTGGTTTGGTTTTTATAGTTGGTTACGTGTTCTGGAAGATGGGTGCATGGGCAGGTGGAGATGTTAAACTTTTCACAGCTGTTGCAGCCTTAATTCCATTTTATGCAACATCATATTACCCTACAATTGTAACTTACCAGATATTGGGTTGGCAATTTCCTCTTCTTTCACTCTATCAATTCCCATTTACTGTTATAATAAACAGCATACTTTCAATGCTGCCTTTCCTACTAGTATTTGTTTTCTACATTGCCTTAAAAAATAAACCCCACTTAATTAGTGAACTTTTCTCACCCCTTAAAGATTATGAGAAAAATTTGGTTCTGACACTGGTAATTTCTTCTTCTGTAACAATTGCCTATTACATTACTTTTGAATTGAAGTTTCAAATAATCATCTTAACTCTGATACTCATTTACCTGTTATCAGCCGTTATTTCAAAAATTCCCAACAAGATCAAAGCAGTTCTAGTATCTATTGTCACAGTTTATGCTCTCATAAACAACTGGGAAATTACTATTACGGGTATAGTATTCCTATTCATCTCAATAAATGTCATAGAAATAATTAAAAAGCTCTTAACCAGTGTGAGTAAACAGGCCCTAGAGGAAGATTATAAAATAGATGAGCTTAAAGAGGGAATGATTCCTGCCTACAACCTCTACGAAAATGATGATGAAATTTATGAAGATAAAAGCACATTCTTTGGAAGGTTAAAACAGGGAATCTCAAGTGGCGATGTTTCCAAGTTAAATGGGCCCCAAGATAAATTAATTATCAGCACAATGGCAGCTGGACTTAACACTGAGAACATAGAATATTTGAAGGAACTACGAGACAAAAAAAAGATGAAAGACAACTTAAAAGTAAAACGAGGTGTACCATTTGCCCCTTCAATTTTAATAGGTCTTTTAATATCACTGTTTATAGGGGATATAGCATTTATTGTCGAGAAAATCTTGATGGCCATTGTCTACTAA
- the pyrG gene encoding glutamine hydrolyzing CTP synthase, whose product MVDLSKYIVVTGGVVSSIGKGITSASIGRILRSYGVDVTAIKIDPYLNWDSGTLNPYQHGEVFVTEDGMETDLDLGHYERFLDVNLSGECNITTGKVYSAVINKERKGDYLGACVQIIPHITDEIKSMVRKIADKTQAEVVMVEVGGTVGDIESQPFLEALRQLRNEEGHDNVMFVHVTYVPYLRAAGEFKTKPTQHSTKELRSTGITPDMIICRSELPIDTHLKEKIAHFCDVDKNAVINAPDVRSIYEIPLILNSENVGDYVVDRMKIETRKPDLYDWSRIVESLKLDEKRVSVGIIGKYVELEDAYISIRESLKHAAAEVGVKVDIEYLRAEDSVNKSKLEQFDSLLIPGGFGERGISGKLDAVRYSIEKQVPIFGICLGMQCMVIEYARMNGFEGANSTEFDENAKHPVIDIMLEQKKIKNMGGTMRLGSYPCKLETGTLAHASYKEDMVSERHRHRFEFNNDYREILEEKGLTISGASPDNFLVEIVELKNHPWFLGCQFHPEFKSRPNKAHPIFRSFIEAAVENKKSKSST is encoded by the coding sequence ATGGTAGATCTGTCAAAGTATATTGTGGTTACAGGAGGAGTAGTTAGTTCTATTGGAAAAGGAATAACATCCGCTTCTATAGGGAGAATACTGAGATCGTATGGAGTCGATGTCACGGCAATAAAAATCGATCCCTACCTAAACTGGGATTCAGGTACGTTGAACCCTTATCAACATGGTGAAGTGTTTGTTACAGAAGATGGGATGGAAACCGACCTTGATCTTGGCCACTATGAGCGTTTCCTGGATGTCAACCTTTCAGGAGAATGTAACATAACCACAGGTAAGGTATATTCCGCAGTAATTAACAAGGAAAGAAAGGGGGATTACCTTGGCGCTTGTGTACAGATCATTCCACATATTACTGATGAAATAAAGTCCATGGTTAGAAAAATTGCCGATAAAACCCAGGCTGAAGTGGTTATGGTAGAAGTTGGAGGAACAGTTGGAGATATTGAAAGTCAACCATTCCTCGAGGCTTTGAGACAGCTGCGTAATGAAGAGGGTCATGACAACGTGATGTTTGTTCATGTAACCTACGTACCTTATCTCAGGGCTGCTGGTGAATTTAAAACCAAACCTACCCAACACAGTACCAAGGAACTGAGGAGTACTGGAATCACCCCGGACATGATCATCTGCAGATCAGAACTACCAATCGACACCCACCTGAAAGAAAAAATTGCACACTTCTGTGATGTTGATAAAAATGCAGTTATTAACGCTCCAGATGTTCGTTCAATCTATGAAATTCCACTGATATTAAACAGTGAAAATGTTGGGGACTACGTTGTTGACAGGATGAAAATTGAAACCAGAAAACCTGATCTCTATGATTGGAGTAGGATTGTAGAGTCTCTGAAGCTCGATGAGAAAAGGGTGAGTGTTGGAATCATAGGCAAGTATGTGGAACTTGAAGATGCTTACATAAGTATCAGAGAATCATTAAAACATGCTGCAGCTGAGGTTGGAGTTAAAGTAGATATTGAATATTTAAGGGCGGAAGACAGTGTAAATAAATCCAAACTTGAGCAATTTGATTCACTTCTCATTCCAGGCGGTTTTGGTGAGAGGGGAATATCAGGAAAGCTCGATGCTGTCAGGTACTCCATCGAAAAACAGGTCCCAATATTTGGAATTTGTTTAGGTATGCAGTGCATGGTCATTGAATATGCTAGAATGAATGGTTTTGAAGGTGCAAACAGCACAGAGTTTGATGAAAATGCCAAACACCCAGTTATTGATATAATGCTGGAACAGAAGAAGATCAAAAATATGGGTGGAACAATGAGGCTTGGATCCTATCCATGCAAACTCGAAACTGGAACATTGGCCCATGCATCCTACAAGGAAGACATGGTGAGTGAACGTCATAGGCACAGGTTCGAATTTAACAATGATTATCGTGAAATTTTAGAGGAGAAAGGTCTGACAATTTCAGGTGCTTCCCCCGATAATTTCCTGGTTGAAATTGTTGAACTGAAAAATCATCCATGGTTTTTAGGTTGTCAGTTCCATCCAGAATTTAAATCCAGACCAAACAAAGCTCATCCAATATTTAGATCATTTATTGAAGCAGCAGTGGAGAATAAAAAGAGTAAATCTTCAACTTGA
- a CDS encoding type 1 glutamine amidotransferase → MELTICHMYPDLLNLYGDIGNIINLKKRCEWRGIKVNIVNFTVDSDIDLGETDVFFMGGGSDRGQSIVYSDLTQYQKILTNAIEDRAVFLAICGGYQLLGESYIDAVGNRIPGLGVLDYTTESEDGRLIGNVVLKNHLGLKPETLVGFENHGGRTYHDYDTLGTILTGNGNNGKDNLEGMVYKNCIGTYLHGPVLPKNPHLTDHIILTALKQKYDINKLEQIDDKLEYKAHNNVLDRYGIY, encoded by the coding sequence ATGGAACTAACTATTTGTCACATGTATCCAGATCTTTTAAACTTGTATGGAGATATTGGAAATATCATAAATCTCAAAAAACGCTGCGAATGGCGAGGTATCAAAGTTAACATCGTGAATTTCACAGTTGACTCCGATATTGATTTGGGTGAAACAGATGTCTTCTTCATGGGAGGAGGATCTGACAGGGGTCAATCAATTGTTTATTCAGATTTAACACAGTATCAAAAAATACTCACAAATGCCATTGAAGATAGAGCAGTGTTTCTGGCTATTTGTGGAGGTTACCAGCTTTTAGGTGAAAGTTATATTGATGCCGTTGGAAATAGAATCCCTGGATTGGGTGTTTTAGATTACACAACAGAGAGTGAAGATGGCAGGTTGATTGGCAACGTTGTGTTGAAAAATCATTTGGGGCTTAAACCTGAAACGTTGGTGGGCTTTGAAAATCATGGTGGAAGAACTTACCATGATTATGATACACTTGGAACCATATTAACTGGAAACGGTAACAATGGAAAGGATAATTTGGAAGGGATGGTATACAAAAATTGCATTGGAACCTATTTACATGGCCCTGTACTCCCAAAAAATCCTCATTTAACTGATCATATCATCTTAACAGCCCTCAAACAGAAGTATGACATTAACAAACTGGAACAGATCGATGATAAACTCGAGTACAAAGCTCACAACAATGTACTGGACCGTTATGGTATCTATTAA
- a CDS encoding MurT ligase domain-containing protein, whose protein sequence is MKGTALPGKVAMKLDPDILKLIDSRCKKKLIITGTNGKTTTNNLINHILGENYPNSLSNLMGANMPQGIASAFLNNLKEEYDWGIFEVDEGSFEEIVKHIKPDYVLITNFFRDQLDRFGEIENTAKMVYDAIKPLDTTLILNADDPLVVKFKDLNKPSIYYGVQKTHFSSLNQSVVESRFCPECNEGLEYEYYNYGQLGKYQCDNCGFKNPDYQYKISSIEYINNSYEFEIVNSQGDSSTINFGYDGIYNAYNCCAAVAFARETGLEMDTIKSRIGNFDYKLGRMENFSHKSKIIKIVLVKNPIGLTEVLNSITNDERKKSLLFILNDNPADGTDVSWIWDADVETVQNIKNLENIFFSGTRADDMALRLKYSGLTVKPELINTNIEDSINDAVNSAVEIVYILPTYTAVYNTREIVINLINSNNPKIQRFREVLRSKLGA, encoded by the coding sequence ATGAAGGGAACAGCATTACCAGGTAAAGTTGCCATGAAGCTGGATCCAGATATTCTTAAATTAATTGATTCACGTTGTAAAAAGAAATTGATTATTACAGGTACCAACGGTAAAACAACAACTAACAATCTTATAAATCATATACTTGGAGAAAATTATCCTAATTCATTATCAAATTTAATGGGTGCAAATATGCCCCAAGGAATTGCAAGTGCATTTTTAAACAATTTAAAGGAAGAATATGATTGGGGCATTTTTGAAGTGGATGAGGGTTCGTTTGAAGAGATTGTGAAACACATCAAACCAGACTACGTACTAATCACTAATTTTTTCAGGGATCAACTGGATAGATTTGGTGAAATAGAAAACACGGCCAAAATGGTTTATGATGCCATTAAACCCCTTGATACAACTTTAATATTGAATGCAGACGATCCATTGGTTGTGAAATTTAAAGATCTTAACAAACCATCCATCTACTACGGAGTTCAGAAAACCCACTTCAGCTCTCTGAATCAAAGTGTTGTAGAATCTAGATTTTGTCCAGAATGTAATGAAGGTTTGGAATATGAATATTACAACTATGGTCAGCTTGGAAAGTATCAATGCGATAATTGTGGATTTAAAAATCCAGATTACCAGTACAAAATATCATCTATAGAATACATTAACAACAGCTACGAGTTTGAAATTGTAAACTCCCAAGGGGATAGTAGCACCATAAATTTTGGCTACGATGGAATTTACAACGCATACAACTGCTGTGCTGCTGTAGCCTTTGCAAGGGAAACTGGACTTGAAATGGATACCATTAAATCCAGAATTGGAAATTTCGATTACAAACTGGGTAGGATGGAAAATTTCTCACATAAATCTAAAATCATAAAGATCGTGCTGGTTAAAAATCCTATAGGTTTAACAGAGGTTTTAAACAGCATTACCAACGATGAAAGAAAAAAGTCTTTGCTTTTCATACTAAACGACAACCCCGCTGATGGTACAGATGTATCATGGATATGGGATGCAGATGTTGAAACTGTGCAAAATATAAAAAATCTCGAAAACATATTTTTTTCGGGTACAAGAGCAGATGATATGGCATTGAGATTAAAATACTCAGGATTAACTGTTAAACCTGAATTGATTAATACTAACATTGAAGATTCGATAAATGATGCCGTAAACAGCGCAGTTGAAATAGTTTACATTTTACCTACCTACACTGCAGTTTACAACACCCGAGAAATTGTTATAAATCTTATTAACAGTAACAACCCTAAAATTCAAAGATTTAGGGAAGTTTTAAGATCAAAACTTGGAGCCTAG
- a CDS encoding cofactor-independent phosphoglycerate mutase gives MKYIVVIGDGMADYPLKELGGKTPLQGANTPNMDKIALNGVSGLLKTVPDNMTPGSDVANLSIFGYNPEKYYTGRGPIEAASIGAKMDEQDVAFRCNLITEKSGLLSDFNADHISTVEASEIIETLNTKFHDVGKFYLGTSYRHLFVTKKPNSANLISTPPHDVVNEPINNNLLKPSTDASAIELNNVMEESKKILENHPVNQKRMEEGKNPANMIWLWGQGVKPALPNFKDKYGVKAATITGVDLIKGLGVYMGLTNIEVPGATGYFDTDYCAKAKNTVDALEDHDMVFVHVEAPDEAGHAGDLEEKIKAIERIDDRIIGKLLDELPSFKEYSIAVLPDHPTPISIRTHTRDPVPFSMFSSNGESDTVNQYDEESVKNGVMGISWGYEFIEKFLNGSKPD, from the coding sequence ATGAAGTACATCGTTGTTATAGGGGATGGAATGGCAGATTATCCCCTTAAAGAATTAGGGGGAAAAACACCCCTCCAAGGAGCTAACACGCCAAATATGGATAAAATAGCCTTAAATGGAGTTAGTGGATTGTTAAAAACTGTTCCCGATAATATGACACCGGGATCAGATGTTGCAAATCTATCAATATTTGGTTACAACCCTGAAAAGTACTACACAGGCCGTGGTCCAATAGAAGCAGCTAGTATAGGTGCCAAAATGGATGAACAGGATGTGGCATTCAGATGCAATTTGATCACCGAAAAATCTGGCTTACTTTCTGATTTTAATGCGGATCATATTAGCACGGTAGAAGCCTCTGAAATAATAGAAACCCTCAACACCAAATTTCATGATGTTGGAAAATTTTACTTAGGAACCAGCTACAGACATCTTTTTGTAACAAAAAAGCCTAACTCTGCTAATTTAATATCAACACCACCCCACGATGTTGTTAACGAACCAATAAACAACAATTTATTAAAACCTTCAACAGATGCCTCTGCCATCGAACTAAACAATGTGATGGAAGAGTCTAAAAAGATTTTAGAAAATCATCCTGTGAATCAAAAACGGATGGAAGAAGGGAAAAACCCGGCAAATATGATATGGTTGTGGGGACAGGGAGTTAAACCAGCACTTCCAAATTTTAAAGACAAGTACGGAGTTAAGGCTGCAACCATCACAGGAGTTGATCTCATAAAGGGACTGGGTGTTTACATGGGATTAACCAACATAGAAGTTCCAGGTGCTACAGGTTACTTCGACACAGATTATTGTGCAAAGGCTAAAAATACTGTTGATGCCCTTGAAGATCATGATATGGTATTTGTTCATGTCGAAGCACCTGATGAAGCAGGCCATGCAGGAGATCTAGAAGAAAAGATAAAGGCAATTGAAAGGATCGACGACAGGATCATTGGAAAACTTCTAGATGAACTTCCAAGTTTTAAGGAATATTCCATCGCTGTATTACCTGACCATCCAACACCCATATCAATCAGAACACATACAAGGGACCCCGTACCATTCTCTATGTTTTCATCCAACGGAGAATCCGACACAGTCAACCAGTACGATGAAGAATCAGTTAAAAATGGAGTTATGGGAATTTCATGGGGCTATGAATTCATTGAAAAGTTTTTAAACGGCTCAAAACCAGATTAA
- a CDS encoding homoserine dehydrogenase, which yields MKLCILGFGAVGMGVVKVLSMKNDMLIDKYGLDISVVAVTDRSGAAVNPEGLDLQLLIETKENTNKISDYPEYGVPGLDSAEVVETVEFDCLVEVTPTNIDHGEPANTHMMETLKKGRDVVTSNKGPLSLYFSELVETANSNNAEFKYEASVGGAMPIINFAHNNLAGNNISSVLGILNGTTNYILSRMANEGSSYEQTLKEAQELGIAETDPTQDVEGIDAAAKIVILANSVLNRNVTIKDVHMEGITNITPESIELAKKEGFLIKLIGEASNNNLEVAPRLVKEGSPFAVDGTLNVATVMTDLADDVTVVGKGAGSIETASAILSDIICVKKSRNQD from the coding sequence ATGAAGTTGTGTATACTTGGTTTTGGAGCAGTGGGGATGGGAGTTGTAAAAGTACTCTCAATGAAAAATGATATGTTAATAGATAAATATGGTCTTGATATAAGTGTTGTTGCTGTTACAGACAGATCAGGAGCAGCAGTAAACCCTGAAGGTTTAGACCTACAGCTCTTGATAGAAACCAAAGAAAACACCAATAAAATTTCAGACTATCCTGAATATGGAGTTCCTGGTTTAGACAGTGCAGAAGTTGTTGAAACTGTTGAATTTGATTGTTTAGTTGAGGTCACACCAACCAACATTGATCATGGAGAACCAGCAAACACCCATATGATGGAAACCCTGAAAAAAGGTAGGGATGTTGTAACTTCAAACAAAGGCCCATTGTCCTTGTACTTCAGTGAACTAGTTGAAACCGCCAATTCAAATAATGCTGAGTTTAAATATGAAGCATCTGTGGGTGGTGCTATGCCTATTATAAATTTTGCACATAACAACCTTGCAGGAAACAATATAAGTTCCGTACTTGGAATACTAAATGGAACTACCAATTACATACTCTCAAGAATGGCTAATGAAGGTTCTTCTTATGAACAAACCCTTAAAGAAGCTCAGGAATTAGGTATTGCTGAAACTGATCCTACCCAGGATGTTGAGGGAATCGATGCAGCTGCCAAAATAGTTATCCTTGCAAATTCAGTTTTAAACAGGAATGTGACCATTAAGGATGTTCATATGGAGGGTATAACTAATATTACCCCGGAATCAATCGAACTTGCAAAAAAAGAGGGATTTTTAATCAAATTAATAGGTGAAGCCTCAAACAACAACTTAGAGGTTGCTCCAAGGCTTGTGAAGGAAGGTTCACCATTTGCTGTTGATGGTACACTAAACGTTGCCACTGTTATGACCGACCTTGCAGATGATGTGACAGTTGTGGGTAAAGGTGCAGGTTCCATTGAAACTGCTTCAGCCATACTTAGCGACATAATCTGTGTAAAGAAATCAAGAAATCAAGATTAA